The Leptospira ellinghausenii genome contains the following window.
TTTCGTCAGAGAAAGAAGAATCCAAACTAAGAAGAGAGTTGGGAGACTACCGACGGGATCGTTATTATGCCGAAAAACATTCCTTATACCATAAGAGTAGTTTATTCCATTTATTTAGAGCAAGGGACTTAAGCGCCCAAACACCTGTAATCCGAAAAGAACTATTAGATTTTTATAATTTATCAGGTGATTCCGTTAAATATACAAATCTATTATTACGTCTGAGAGAAGAAGATCCCAATTCTTTCAAATTACAAAACAAATTGGAATTTGTGATCAAAAATCTTAAGGATTCAATCGAATTTAAAGAAGGATACCTTCAAATTGATCCAAATTCTGTCTCCGATTTATCGGTTCGGTTTAGTCCAGAGGTGTACGTTTTTGATTTAGAATCGGTGAGTCCCTTTCCTTACCACCTCCAAGCTGGTCGCCTCTTTGCGGAAGTTTTAAGATACCAGTTAAAAAATATGTTATCAGTAAGAGTGATTGAAGGAAGTGAATTTAAATCCATTCGAAATTTGTTAAAAGAATCCAGTTATCATCCTTTTTCTCAAACAATACCTTTTTCCATCGATAATTTACATCACTTGGATTCCAAAAGGCGAAATGCCACTAAGATTCGTTATGTGGTTCATGGAAAATACCAAATTGAAAATGGAGATATAAAATTTGATATTTCAGTTTATGATCGGAATCAACTAAAAGATATCGTCAATTGGAGAACAAACCAAAGAGGACGCGATAGTTTACCAACCATAGTTCATCGAATTGCAGAAAGGATTAAATCTACCCTACCTATCGAAGGGAAAATTCTAAAGGTAAAAAAAGACGAAGTCATCGTATCTCTTGGAAAAGACGATGGATTAAAAATGGATTCAAAACCACTTTTCCAAAGAAAAGGAAAAACTCTTTTTGAAGGAGAAATCATTTCCTTAGGTAAATCGATCTCAAACATCAAACCAAAACAACGTGGATGGGAAAAAGAATTAGCTACTGGGGATGATGTGGTCCTAAAAACGGACTAGGATAAAAAGAAGAAAAGAAGGTTAGTAATACATCAGAAATCCGTTCTTCTTTGGTTTCATCGAAGGAATTGATTTCCAATTGGCAAATGTTTCCTTCCATAAAAACAGAATCCACCTGTTCTGAAAGAAAACAACGTTTTAAAATAGGCACTAGTTGGTCGTAATCCCTTTGATCCAAATAGACTTTCCCATTGGAGAATTGATAATTGGATTCGATCCTATGGATTGTTTCCTTTGGTGTGTTTTGCCAATTTAACTCTACATTGGGGTGGTAATATATGTTTCCATTTTCCATTGAAAACTCACCATGTTGTAATCTTTTTTTCGAATCTTCATTTGCAAACCGAATCCAATCCGTATCCGCTGGTAAACGATCTGAAAAACTCACTTGGACTACACCGACTCCGCTTTGGTTCTGAACTAATTGAACAAATAATACCTGCTCCTTTTTTTGCCTTACAGACTCTTCCCTTATCCTTTCGATTACCTCTGAATGTAATTTGGGCATTGATGGTTTCTTTTTCTTAAAAAACAAAGTCATAATTGAATTGATTACCTTCTAATGAGTATGGATACATTTATTTTCCAATCAAAATTCCAAGTGCCAATCGAAAGGTTATTCCAATTCCATGAAGATCCAATTGGTTTTGAAACATTAATGAAAGCAAATCAAGGGATCAGAGTCATCCAAAAACCTAGTTCATTAAACGTCGGAGAAACAGCCATTCTAAAAGTCCCAATCCTTCCTTTTCTATACACGGAATGGATCGCAAAACATACTAAATACGAGAAAAATTCCCTTTTCCAGGACAACCAAGAAAAAGGACCATTTCTTAAGTTTTTACACACGCATCGGTTTATCAAAGTGAATGAGAACGAATCTATATTATCCGATGAGATTGAAATTAATTTTTACGTATGGCCCATTTCCAAATTCATTCTATTCCCGATGTTGTATTTGATGTTTAAAAAACGCCATAAGCTAACAGCTGAATATTTTTCAGTCAAACCCAACCTAATTTTTAGCGGGTATTCTCGAACCGTAGTCAATTAGTTGTCGGTTGTATTCCTTTTCCATCAGTGGAGAAGAGATCAAAAAATCCGCGCTAGACCGATTGCATGCCATTGGAATATTATATAATACAGCAATACGCAATAGAGCTTTCACATCTGGATCATGTGGTTGCGCAGAAAGTGGATCCCAGAAAAACACCATAAAATCAATTGAATCTTCTACGATTTTCGCACCAATTTGTTGGTCTCCACCGAGTGGACCTGAAATGAAACGAAAAACAGGCAAACCAATTTGTTCGTGGATCAATTTTCCCGTTGTGCCTGTTGCGGAAAGATGGTGTTTACTCAATGTTCCTCGGTTGAATTTCACCCAATCAAGTAAATCTTCTTTTCGATTGTCATGTGCGATGAGAACGATCTTTTTCGTTGTTTCCATTTTTCTCTGAATTAGTACCATAAAGTGATAGTTCTTGCCAATATCCTGGATTCAAGGAAAGTTTCCCTGAAATGGTAAAC
Protein-coding sequences here:
- a CDS encoding SRPBCC family protein, translating into MDTFIFQSKFQVPIERLFQFHEDPIGFETLMKANQGIRVIQKPSSLNVGETAILKVPILPFLYTEWIAKHTKYEKNSLFQDNQEKGPFLKFLHTHRFIKVNENESILSDEIEINFYVWPISKFILFPMLYLMFKKRHKLTAEYFSVKPNLIFSGYSRTVVN
- a CDS encoding tetratricopeptide repeat protein gives rise to the protein MFQNLVKQTKKHTVFGILFLFTQFVFAEPSALEDIAEAKIFQSNNNCRKAIPLYQSALQKNRNSIDAKLGIADCSFLLGSYKESKKFYLDILQRDSKYIPAVTGLSEIYLLDGEYKLVNDLIQPLLTEFPNHTGLRITEAKTLLKQGKTDSALYKIKSLSDKLGEPSDLLRMLSELYFSKKQYENALDTIDSYTKKEPNDPSGFSFKAKVLLYENYFQPRALVAILPNVKETLENALNLDEKNEEARFYFVYHDLILANVNNDKDLKTKAFKRIYELAREFPENQLYHSIEANLAWELGENKFASYHYRRALAIDDLDEILRFEAEEYVISSEKEESKLRRELGDYRRDRYYAEKHSLYHKSSLFHLFRARDLSAQTPVIRKELLDFYNLSGDSVKYTNLLLRLREEDPNSFKLQNKLEFVIKNLKDSIEFKEGYLQIDPNSVSDLSVRFSPEVYVFDLESVSPFPYHLQAGRLFAEVLRYQLKNMLSVRVIEGSEFKSIRNLLKESSYHPFSQTIPFSIDNLHHLDSKRRNATKIRYVVHGKYQIENGDIKFDISVYDRNQLKDIVNWRTNQRGRDSLPTIVHRIAERIKSTLPIEGKILKVKKDEVIVSLGKDDGLKMDSKPLFQRKGKTLFEGEIISLGKSISNIKPKQRGWEKELATGDDVVLKTD
- a CDS encoding methylglyoxal synthase; protein product: METTKKIVLIAHDNRKEDLLDWVKFNRGTLSKHHLSATGTTGKLIHEQIGLPVFRFISGPLGGDQQIGAKIVEDSIDFMVFFWDPLSAQPHDPDVKALLRIAVLYNIPMACNRSSADFLISSPLMEKEYNRQLIDYGSRIPAKN